DNA from Desulfovibrio sp.:
TCACGTAGATCACTGCCAAAGCACTAAGAGATGGTGCGAGGGTAAGATGATCTGGGCCGAGCTTCTTTTCACGTATCAGTATTGCACGTTTAACTATCGCCTCAGCTTTTTCATATGCGCTTACTTTGCAATATACATTGCCCAGATTTCCTAATGTAGTAGCAATTTCAGGATCTTCAGGATTCAGCTTTTCAGTGATCGACAATGAGTGTTGGAGGAATATTTCGGCTTTGTCATAGCGGGCAATTCCCGTATATAATAGTCCAAGATTGTTCAAAATAGTGGCAGCTATCATATTGTCCGGGCCAAAATTTTTTTCATTTATTTCTAGTGCCCGTTGCATCAGGGGCTCGGCCTTAAAAAATTCTCCTTCGGCAAGATACGCCTCAGAAAGCAATATTAGTGTGGACACAACCTCTTTTGGTTTGGATTGGTCGTTCATTTCCTGAAGGGCTAGGGCTTGTTCACAACACTCTACTGCTTGTTTATAGTCGCCAGCAGCGATGTATAGCCGTGCCAATACGTCGGACGACAAGGCTACCCAAGGATGTTGCTTGCCCAATTTTTTCTCGAATTTCGCCCTATTTTTTTTAATCATCTCTATGGCATCTGCATGCCTTCCTGCATCATATAGTTTTTTTGCTCTTAGCTCCATAACTTCGAAATCATTTCTAGCCGTTATAACAACAAAATATGAAAAATATGAAACAATTACTATGGCAATAATTAAAAGTATCCGCCGCATGATTTGCTCTCCGCATCAGGGTTGAAGGCATAGCGACTGTAACAAACAAACTACATCGATGAATATGCTGATTGATGTTAGGAATCGTAACCAACCTACCATTTTTCATAAAGCAAAAATTTTCTGGCCCTTCCATGTTGCCAGAGGGTTCAACAGTGTTGCCTCCATCGCCAATGTGAGTACCAGCGGGCCTCAAACTTGGCGATGATGCCATTACACTTATCAAGCAAGCGTTGTGCTGCTGAGGTGATAATGACGACTCCAGCACACCGGCGCCATGACACTTCAGATGAGGCATGGAAAAAGCCTGAGCCCCATTTGCCAGGGAGACAAGGAAGTTCGGGTGGGATTGCGCAGGACAACAGACAATTTATCGACGCAGTGTTCTGGGTTATGCGTACCCAGGATATTCACTCGGTCCCTGTTCAATTAAAAGGGATACAAATATCTGGATATGAAACCGTATATGATCTTTTTTCACAAAATATTTATATTGATATTTAAGGCAGTTGCTCTATTTTTCGAATCCCACCCTCTCCGCCATTAATAAATAACTACAGGCTGTTATGCTCAACTGCATGACAGCCTGTTTTTTATGGCTTGAGGCTTGTGGTTCGATTTGCGGTTCGATTGATAAATTATTGCCTTTCAAACCATTATTGCGCAAATTATAGCGATTTCAGAAGTATTATCACTGTCCAACAGAATTCACAGGAGGAGCAACAAAGGCGATGCTCTTTTATCAAAACGACACTACTAACGGCTCATAATGATACAATTCTACTTTAGAATTTTTAGCTTTTCTTTAGCATCAAGAATGTATTTTTCAAATTTATCTCTCAATCCGTTCACATATCTATCAGGCAAAACATAGCAAAGATGGCTACGGCCTGCACGACGCTTTGAAGACATTTTGTAGGCGCAAAATTCAATATTTTTCTGTTTAATGGGGTTGGCGTAGATACAAAGTTCCCCTTCCTCATAAATGTAGCTTACCACCCTATCCGCAACAACTTTCTTTACCCCTAATTCATGAAGCCTCGATTCTGCCCACTGAAGTTGTTCGCTATCCCGATGCGGAGCCCACCCCCAACCAATTTCATCAATTAATTTAGAGTTCTCATGGGGAGAAACAATATATAGCGTCTCATTAGCCCGACGAGCTTCCAAAACTTTGGCAGATTCTTCTCTTTCGAGTCTTTCCTTTTCGGCAAACATACGATCCCAGTGATCCACAGCCAAATGCCGGATTTGCTCAACAACAGGGCATTTCTTTGTATTACCTTCTCCAGCGATGTGACGCCGCAAGCCCTCTGGAAGCGCATACCCTTCTTCGTAAGGCGCATCACTTCCTTCTCCACAAAGAGGGCAGTACGCTCTTTCCCTTCCATATACGGGATGATACGGAATAATTTCAACATATTCCAAGAGTTTTTCCGCAATCAGATTTTCCCAATGGTACGTATCTTCCCTTGATTTACAATTATAATATGATGTTAGCAGTTTATGAAGATTCTCCGGCATCAAATGCAAAATAACGTACCGTGCCGTCAATAGTTCATTCTGTAATCTCTCTATTGTTTGTTCAGCGGTGCTTTCCCACGAGTGCCTTTTCATTTTCCTCTCCAGCTTAAAAATAATAACTTTACTTATAAAAATATCCCCTAAAAGTATAAACTGCAACTGATGTAGCGCCCCCCTGGCACCCACCACTCAGGAGAGGGGCTATTTCTTTAGGACTACAGCAGACGCCGCCGTAGGCCGCAGCCCCCAAAGACCCCACAGCCCCGGCAGAAGTGGCTTACCGTGATTGCGCCATTGCCTGTTTTCCCCGCAGATGCGGTTTACCGTCAAACACCTCGCCCTCACCGCGCCCTGTTTCGCCATCACGCCACCTGCGAGGCCATTTGCGAAGTCTCGCCGCCAACTCTTGCTTTCGCGCATTGGGTAGCGCGCGATATTTTTGTTCGTTTTTTTATCTATTCTTTTGACTCTGGCAATAATGCATTCTATAGTACGCTCCAAACAATTATCCCCCCCAGCTATGCGGTATTTTAAGACGCCTCGCTCAGGATAATTTATTATGCTTGACAAATCTTATCTGCATTACAACACAACTATTTTTTCTTTTGCCCAGACTTTTATAAGGAGTCGCCTTTGTAACAATTTATATTCTGCTATGCACACCTACAGTGTATTTTATTGAAGCAATGACATAATTTCGATATGCCTAAAGCATAAGGAGTGGTAGATGCGTTTGAGCCTTACCCACAAATATGTCGGTTCTCTGTTTTCAGCCCTCATTACCTGTTGCGCTGTTGTTTTGTTTGTATCCATCTACTACATGAAAAAGCCGATACATGAAGAATTGCGCAACAGCATACACCGCATGCAGAATATTGTTCATTCCTCCAATGAGATGACCATACAGCGCTTTGCCCAAAATGCCGCCCTTATTGCCGACAACGAGCACCTGGGTCGCGCCATGGCTGTCAAGGATCATGACGAAGTGTTCACTCTTGCTGAAAAGGCCATGAAGATGGCCAATTCAGACTTTATGTCTGTGACGGATGCCCAGGGCATCGTTCTTTCGCGGGGGCATGCCAAGGGCAAATACGGCGACAGCATCGCCAATCAGGAAACCGTCGCCAAAGCCATGAGGGGCGAGCCTGCGCAGGCTGTGGTGACAGGCCCGCTCAATCCCTTCACCTTGCGCGCATCGCAGCCTGTTTTTTACGAAGGACGCCTGGTGGGAACCATATCCATCGGCGTATCGCTCACCACCCCTGATTATCTGGACTGGCTCAGCCAGCTTGCTGGAGCCGCCGTCACCATCTTCAAGGGGGATACGCGCGTCATGACAACCATTCTTTTGGACAACAAGCGTGCCGTGGGTACAAAACTTGAGGCCCCGAACGTCACTGACGCCGTGCTTGAGCGTGGCGAAACGGTTTTTGTGCACGACAACATCCTTGGTGTTCCGTATCAGTCCGCATATTGGCCGGTGACGGCTGCCGATGGAAAAATTGTGGGCATGTGGTTTACCGGAGCGCCCATAAGCGAACTGAAAAAGCTTGAAAATGAAGCTGTGTTTACGGCCATCACCGTGGCCGCCGCTTTGCTGCTGGTGCAACTGGCCATTTCAGTCTTCGTCGGCTTGCGTGTCAGCGCGCCGATGCGCAAAATTACAAAATATGCCCTTGACGTGGCCGACGGTAAACAGGACAGCGTGCTGACGGTGCGCGGTTCTGACGACATGGGCCTGCTGGCCGATGCCTTGCGCGGCATGGAAAAAAATCTGCGCACGCTGGTGATTGAAACAACGGAAAAAGCCAAAGAAGCCGAAAAAATCGGCGAAACCTGCCGCAAAGCCATGCAGGAAGCCGAACAGGCCAAGGTAAGGGCGGAGCAAGCCAAACGTGACGGCATGTCAAGCGCGGCGGCGCATATTGAAGAAGTTACCTCCAAACTCAGCCATTCTGTTTCAGACATTGCCGAGCAGGTGGAAAATACCGATATCGCCCTGAGCCGGGCAGTGTCAAAGCTTGCCGAAATAGCGTCTGCCATGGATGAGATGAATTCCACGGTGCTTGCTGTTGCCCACAATGCTGGCGGCGCTGCGGACATTTCAGATGCGGCGCGCAAACTGGCAGAAGCAGGCTCCAGCGTGGTTTCGCAGGCCGTATCCAGCATCCAGCAGGTGCAGCAGCAATCGCTGGGCCTCAAGGGCGGCATGACCCAGCTTGACGAGCATGCCAGGGCCATCAGCCGCATCATGGGCGTCATTTCCGACATAGCCGACCAGACAAACCTGCTGGCCCTCAATGCGGCCATTGAAGCTGCCCGCGCAGGCGATGCCGGCCGGGGATTTGCCGTCGTGGCTGACGAGGTGCGCAAGCTGGCGGAAAAAACCATGACATCCACCACAGATGTGGCCGAGGCCATTCGGGCTATCCAGTCCAGTGCGGCGCAAAGCATTCAGCAGGTTGACGAAGCAGTGAACAATATCGCTGTAGCCACGGAATATTCCAATAAATCCGGCCAGTCTCTGCATGAGATCGTGGGCATGGTGGACAAGACAGCTGACGAAGTGCGCGCCATCGCCACAGCCAGCGAACAGCAGTCCGCCGTGAGCGACGAGATCAACAAGTCCATTAGCGATGTGAACTATCTGACCGGCAATACGTCAGAATCCATGAAGGTGGCCATGCATGAGATTGATGCCCTGCGCCAGCAGACGCAGAGCCTTATGGATCTGGTGGAAAGCCTGAAAAAATCCTGATCGGCTGCCTGATTGCGGCATTCTTATAAAAGTGGAATGCCGCCATTGGCTCAAACCTGCATATGCCCCCATCGGAGCAGACAACGCATGGCCAACCCGGCTGAACGTTGTGCCCGATGGGGGCATTTTGTGGTTGGCAGAAAAGGCTTTTACAGCATTGCACTCACGCAGAAAACGGTCGGCGATACCCTGAAAAAGATATTCTGGGCTGGGGGCGGGCCATGAGAAGGCACGTCCATTATTGCTCACGTGGATTGCTTACAAAACCCCAAACAGCAATTTTCCGCGCGCATCTCGCTCCACCATGGGCAGGAAACCCTGCAACAAAAACGTTTCAGCGACGCGAATACAATACAAAATTGTCTTGCATTGCGACGCTAGAATCTTTCAACACACTACAAATAAACACTATTTCAAATGGAATAAATAATGCACTTGTTCGAGACAGCGTTACGCAATCATCCAGTTCGAGAAGGAGTACCAGATGTTCATGAGTTTTCTGTCTCTGGCAAAACGCAAGACATTGCCGATCATGCTGGCCTGTGGCCTGCTGTCGCCGGCCACCACAAGCCCTGCGCAAGACGTGCCCCAGTATACGGCCACCATCTCAGCCGCCACAAACCCGCTAAGCACGCGGGGCATTGTCACCTCGCCCAACTACCTTGCCTCCCAGGCCGGACTGGAGATCCTGCGCAAAGGCGGAACCGCTGTAGACGCAGCCATTGCCACGGCCTCCACACTGGCGGTGGTCTATCCGCAGATGTGCACACTGGGCGGCGACAACTTCTGGTTGATCTACAATGCCAAAACCGGTGAACTGAAGGCCCTGAACGCCAGCGGCCGCTCCGGCGAAAAAGCCACCATTGATTTTTACAAGTCCAAGGGTGTCTCCAAAATTCCTTCACGCGGCTATCTGGCAGCCAACACTGTTCCCGGCGTTGTCTCGGGCTGGGGCGCGGCGTACGAATACAGCAAGGGCAACATGAAGAGTTCCCTGCGCTGGAAAGACCTGCTGGCCTCGGCCATTGACTATGCCGACAAGGGCTTTCCTGTCAGCACCTCGCTGGCGTTCTGGAGCAAGATCAACACCAATCCTGCCGACTCTGAATTTCGTAACCTGCAGCGGTTTGACGCCTTCCGCAAAACCTATCTGCACCCTGACGGCAGCCCGTACACGGTGGGCCAGGTCATGCGTCTGCCCGAACTGGCTGGCACGCTGCGCCAACTTGCCGACAAAGGCTCCAAAGAATTTTACACGGGCGACATTGCCAAGCGTATTGTGGCAGATTTGCAGACCAACGGCGGCTTGCTGACGCTCAGCGACTTTGCGGCGCACAAGGCGGATTGGGTAAAGCCCATCTACGCCGATTACCGGGGCTACAAGGCGGCGAACTTCCCCCCCAACACCCAGGGCATGGCTTCGCTGGAAATCCTGAACGTGCTGAACAATTTTGACATCAAGGCCATGGGCGAAGGCACGGCAGACTATTATCATGCCGTGATTGAAGCCACAAAAGAAGCCTTTGCCGACCGCGACAAATACCTTTCTGACCCTGACTTTGTTAAGATTCCTCTGGATTATCTGCTGTCTGCCCAGCATGGCAAAGAGCAGGCCGCGCGCATCCGTATGGACAAGGCCGCTGAAAAGGTGACGCCCCTTGACCCCAAGGGCGACACCATCTGGCTTGGCGTTGTGGACTCTGAAGGCAATGCCGTTTCACTGATCCAGAGCATCTATCACGACTTCGGATCGGGCATTGTCGCGGGCGGCACGGGCGTGCTGCTGCAGAACCGGGGCAGCTTCTTTTCGCTTGATCCAAACCACGTGAACCATCTTGAGCCACGCAAGCGTACGTTCCATACGCTCAACCCCGCCATGCTGCTCAAAAACGGCAAACCCTTTCTGGTTTACGGCACCATGGGCGGCGAAGGCCAACCCCAGACCCAGGCCGCCATTGTCACCCGCGTGGTCGATTTCGGCATGACGCCGCAAGAGGCCATATCCGCGCCACGCTGGCTCTATGGCCGCACCTGGGGCGCTGCTTCCAATGACCTCAAGCTTGAGGGGCGGATCCCCAAAAATGTCGTGGATGAGCTGCAACGTCGCGGCCATCCTGTGCGCTCGGTCGAGGACTACACCGACACCATGGGGCATGCCGGGGCCATTCTTGTGGATCAGGCCAGCGGCGTGCTTCAGGGCGCGACCGACCCCCGTGGCGACGGGCTTGCCGCTGCGTATTAGGGCGCTGTCCCTTTGAAATGCCTTGTGCGGGAGAAGACCCTTTTGCAAAGGGGTCTCCTCCCGCACAAACTTCAACATGTATAAGACACTTAAATCACAACACAAAATATCGTCCGCGTTGAGGGCAGCGCCGTTGGCTGTTGTGCCGCTGCCCCCTCTCATAATTACTGCTCAATCTGGCGCAGCAGGTTTTCCATAAAGGCATCCAGCTTGTGCTGCGCGTCCTGATCCAGACCCAGCACACTGGCGGAATGCAACTGCTTTTCGCTCAATTGATCAATCACGGGCAGGGCTACACGGCGTTCCGGCAAATGTTCCAGAGCGGGAAGATTTACGGCCTGCCCGGCGCTGGCCCGGTTAAGAATCAGCGTCTGCCTGTTCAGGCCAAGATCCGCAGCCATGCGCGACACTTGCCCCGCTGTCTGCAGTGAACGCATGCTCGGCTCCGAAACCACAAGCAGGTGGTCCACATGCGCCACCGTGCCGCGACCAAGGTGCTCCACCCCGGCTTCCATATCCACGAGAACCCAGTCATTGCGCTCCAGCACCAGATGCGCCAGCAAGGCCTTGAGCAGGGCGCTGGCTTCACAGGCGCAGCCGCCATTGGCCGACGTGAGCGCCCCCATAACCAGCAGGCGCTTTTCGCCCACGGGCCTGTCGCCCAGGGGCGGCCCGCAGACCTTCAAGGGGGCGGAAAGTATTTCAGGCAAATCGCTGACATGCGGGTTCAGCATCATCATGCCGCCCTGCCCCGCTGGCCGTATGCGCTCCTGCACAAGCTCGGGCCGCTGGCTCAGAGCAATGGGCAGTGCGGCCATGTCCAGCCCGCAGGCCTGCCCAAGGGACAAAGCCGTGTCCGCATCCACCAGCCACAC
Protein-coding regions in this window:
- a CDS encoding methyl-accepting chemotaxis protein, coding for MRLSLTHKYVGSLFSALITCCAVVLFVSIYYMKKPIHEELRNSIHRMQNIVHSSNEMTIQRFAQNAALIADNEHLGRAMAVKDHDEVFTLAEKAMKMANSDFMSVTDAQGIVLSRGHAKGKYGDSIANQETVAKAMRGEPAQAVVTGPLNPFTLRASQPVFYEGRLVGTISIGVSLTTPDYLDWLSQLAGAAVTIFKGDTRVMTTILLDNKRAVGTKLEAPNVTDAVLERGETVFVHDNILGVPYQSAYWPVTAADGKIVGMWFTGAPISELKKLENEAVFTAITVAAALLLVQLAISVFVGLRVSAPMRKITKYALDVADGKQDSVLTVRGSDDMGLLADALRGMEKNLRTLVIETTEKAKEAEKIGETCRKAMQEAEQAKVRAEQAKRDGMSSAAAHIEEVTSKLSHSVSDIAEQVENTDIALSRAVSKLAEIASAMDEMNSTVLAVAHNAGGAADISDAARKLAEAGSSVVSQAVSSIQQVQQQSLGLKGGMTQLDEHARAISRIMGVISDIADQTNLLALNAAIEAARAGDAGRGFAVVADEVRKLAEKTMTSTTDVAEAIRAIQSSAAQSIQQVDEAVNNIAVATEYSNKSGQSLHEIVGMVDKTADEVRAIATASEQQSAVSDEINKSISDVNYLTGNTSESMKVAMHEIDALRQQTQSLMDLVESLKKS
- the ggt gene encoding gamma-glutamyltransferase, producing the protein MSFLSLAKRKTLPIMLACGLLSPATTSPAQDVPQYTATISAATNPLSTRGIVTSPNYLASQAGLEILRKGGTAVDAAIATASTLAVVYPQMCTLGGDNFWLIYNAKTGELKALNASGRSGEKATIDFYKSKGVSKIPSRGYLAANTVPGVVSGWGAAYEYSKGNMKSSLRWKDLLASAIDYADKGFPVSTSLAFWSKINTNPADSEFRNLQRFDAFRKTYLHPDGSPYTVGQVMRLPELAGTLRQLADKGSKEFYTGDIAKRIVADLQTNGGLLTLSDFAAHKADWVKPIYADYRGYKAANFPPNTQGMASLEILNVLNNFDIKAMGEGTADYYHAVIEATKEAFADRDKYLSDPDFVKIPLDYLLSAQHGKEQAARIRMDKAAEKVTPLDPKGDTIWLGVVDSEGNAVSLIQSIYHDFGSGIVAGGTGVLLQNRGSFFSLDPNHVNHLEPRKRTFHTLNPAMLLKNGKPFLVYGTMGGEGQPQTQAAIVTRVVDFGMTPQEAISAPRWLYGRTWGAASNDLKLEGRIPKNVVDELQRRGHPVRSVEDYTDTMGHAGAILVDQASGVLQGATDPRGDGLAAAY
- a CDS encoding P-loop NTPase, with the translated sequence MKIAVSGKGGVGKTTMTAWLGDYLARQGHNVWLVDADTALSLGQACGLDMAALPIALSQRPELVQERIRPAGQGGMMMLNPHVSDLPEILSAPLKVCGPPLGDRPVGEKRLLVMGALTSANGGCACEASALLKALLAHLVLERNDWVLVDMEAGVEHLGRGTVAHVDHLLVVSEPSMRSLQTAGQVSRMAADLGLNRQTLILNRASAGQAVNLPALEHLPERRVALPVIDQLSEKQLHSASVLGLDQDAQHKLDAFMENLLRQIEQ